A single region of the Paludibacter jiangxiensis genome encodes:
- a CDS encoding DeoR/GlpR family DNA-binding transcription regulator: MLPNQRREKILELIREDGHAKVMDLSRIFKVTEVTIRQDLERIEKEGLIVREHGGAYLKDIDSNVRNFSLQNQENIAEKIAIARKAVEFITDGDTIILDSGSTTTEIAKLLTNYRNLTVITNALNIALILGAQMGITVIVTGGEFKAPTLSLTGQKAADFFQSLHVDKLFLATAGIALKSGLTYPGISDICVKRAMIESANETFLVADSTKIGKSSFASLGALSLINYLITDSKITADDIKWLKNYDVQFVIAEATE, from the coding sequence ATGCTCCCAAACCAACGACGCGAAAAAATCCTGGAACTGATCCGGGAAGACGGCCACGCTAAAGTGATGGATCTGAGCCGTATCTTCAAAGTGACAGAAGTAACCATACGTCAGGACCTTGAACGAATTGAGAAAGAAGGTCTTATTGTTCGCGAACATGGTGGAGCCTACCTGAAAGATATTGATTCGAATGTCAGGAATTTCAGCCTGCAAAATCAGGAAAATATTGCCGAGAAAATAGCCATTGCCCGCAAAGCTGTAGAGTTCATTACCGACGGCGATACTATCATCCTTGATTCGGGATCAACCACAACTGAAATCGCCAAGTTGTTAACCAACTACCGCAATCTCACCGTCATTACCAATGCCCTGAACATTGCTCTCATCCTTGGAGCTCAAATGGGTATTACCGTGATTGTTACCGGCGGAGAATTCAAAGCACCTACCCTTTCGTTGACAGGTCAGAAAGCTGCTGATTTCTTCCAGAGCCTGCATGTCGACAAGCTATTTTTAGCCACTGCGGGCATCGCCCTGAAGTCGGGGTTAACTTATCCGGGCATCAGCGATATTTGTGTAAAAAGAGCCATGATCGAATCGGCCAACGAAACGTTTCTGGTTGCCGACTCTACCAAAATCGGCAAAAGTTCATTTGCCAGTCTGGGTGCGTTATCATTAATCAACTACCTGATCACCGATTCTAAAATTACGGCAGATGACATCAAATGGTTGAAGAACTATGATGTTCAGTTCGTGATTGCCGAAGCAACGGAATAA
- a CDS encoding sugar ABC transporter substrate-binding protein, protein MNKGKAVIGLVMKSLQAEFFQEMQKGALAFAATRNDFELITVGTNTQTEIELQIELIDNLIQQKVDALVVVPIDSKALVPAVVKAVKAGIKVINIDIRLDDDLLTQNGIELTYVGPDNATAAKAVGDVLAAKIGKGAKVILIEGLAVAENAQQRKAGFLQSIEENKLQLVASEAADWETDKAEEVFARLYAQHPDIDGVMCSNDAMALGVIKVLDKSDKAGKIAVVGFDNDPSVQPLLENGQMQATIDAFGSQMAVEGIQYTLKVVGGLENRGSFTTPFTLVSRKNDAI, encoded by the coding sequence ATGAACAAAGGAAAAGCAGTTATCGGACTGGTAATGAAATCGCTGCAAGCCGAATTTTTTCAGGAAATGCAGAAAGGAGCTCTGGCATTTGCCGCCACACGCAATGATTTTGAACTTATTACTGTCGGAACTAACACTCAGACAGAAATAGAGCTTCAGATAGAACTGATCGACAACCTGATACAACAAAAGGTCGATGCACTGGTGGTTGTTCCCATCGATTCGAAAGCATTGGTTCCAGCTGTTGTAAAAGCAGTAAAGGCCGGAATAAAAGTCATCAACATAGACATTCGACTGGACGATGACTTATTGACACAAAACGGTATCGAATTGACCTATGTCGGCCCCGACAATGCTACTGCCGCTAAAGCCGTTGGTGATGTTCTGGCCGCTAAAATAGGCAAAGGTGCCAAAGTTATCCTTATCGAAGGCCTTGCGGTTGCCGAAAATGCACAACAACGTAAAGCCGGATTTCTGCAATCAATCGAAGAAAATAAGCTTCAACTGGTTGCTTCGGAAGCCGCCGACTGGGAAACCGACAAAGCAGAAGAAGTATTTGCCCGTTTATATGCTCAGCATCCCGACATTGACGGAGTAATGTGCAGTAACGATGCGATGGCTCTGGGAGTAATTAAAGTGCTGGATAAAAGCGACAAGGCTGGAAAGATTGCGGTTGTGGGTTTCGACAACGATCCATCCGTTCAACCGCTGTTAGAAAACGGACAAATGCAGGCAACAATAGATGCTTTCGGATCACAAATGGCTGTTGAAGGGATACAATACACGCTGAAAGTTGTCGGAGGCTTGGAAAACAGAGGTTCTTTCACTACCCCGTTCACTTTAGTCAGCAGAAAAAACGATGCAATTTGA
- the buk gene encoding butyrate kinase: MSYNILSLNPGSTSTKIALYQDEHCVFTLNIDHRSEELKPFKKVTDQFEFRKNLILNALGKAGFDLQSLDAIVGRGGMVKPVESGVYEMNARLHEDLVLGIQGEHASSLGGLLAEAMVADIPGARAFIADPVVVDEMTDVARVSGHALFCRKSLFHALNHKAISRLYAKSVDKPYEELNLVVAHLGGGVTVGAHQCGRVIDVNDGISGSGPFSSNRSGQLPAVDVAKLCFSGEYTLDDIKQMINGKGGVMSLMGTSDMRKVERLAMQENDPKAKLVMDAMAYNVAKEIGAMATVLEGKVDAILLTGGIAYCGYIVDNITRRVSFIAPVKVFPGEDEMEALAMNGLAVLRGAPVKVYT; encoded by the coding sequence ATGTCGTACAATATTTTATCTCTCAATCCTGGATCAACTTCCACCAAAATTGCGCTCTACCAGGACGAGCATTGCGTTTTCACGTTAAACATCGATCATAGATCCGAGGAGCTAAAGCCCTTCAAAAAAGTAACCGACCAGTTCGAATTCAGGAAAAATCTGATACTGAATGCGCTTGGAAAGGCCGGTTTCGACCTGCAATCGCTGGATGCGATAGTGGGGCGGGGCGGTATGGTAAAACCTGTAGAATCGGGGGTTTATGAAATGAATGCCCGCCTGCATGAAGATCTGGTGCTAGGTATTCAGGGAGAACATGCCAGTAGTCTCGGAGGCTTGTTGGCTGAAGCAATGGTTGCTGACATTCCGGGAGCCCGTGCCTTTATTGCCGATCCGGTGGTGGTGGATGAAATGACGGATGTTGCTCGGGTTTCGGGACATGCGCTGTTTTGCCGCAAATCGTTGTTTCATGCCTTGAATCACAAAGCAATCAGTCGCTTGTATGCCAAATCGGTGGATAAACCGTATGAAGAGCTGAATCTGGTGGTTGCCCATTTGGGAGGCGGAGTAACGGTGGGAGCTCATCAATGCGGGCGGGTTATCGATGTAAATGATGGCATTAGCGGTTCAGGGCCATTTTCGTCCAACCGCTCAGGTCAGCTACCGGCAGTGGATGTTGCAAAACTTTGTTTTAGCGGCGAATATACGCTCGACGATATTAAGCAGATGATTAACGGTAAAGGCGGTGTGATGTCGCTGATGGGAACCAGTGATATGCGTAAGGTAGAACGTTTAGCAATGCAGGAAAATGACCCAAAGGCAAAGTTGGTGATGGATGCAATGGCGTATAATGTGGCAAAGGAAATTGGAGCTATGGCAACGGTTCTTGAGGGGAAAGTAGATGCTATCCTGTTGACCGGGGGAATTGCCTATTGCGGTTATATCGTAGACAATATCACCCGTCGGGTTTCGTTTATAGCTCCTGTGAAGGTTTTTCCGGGCGAAGATGAAATGGAAGCTCTGGCAATGAACGGACTGGCCGTATTGCGCGGAGCTCCCGTTAAAGTTTATACCTGA
- a CDS encoding sugar kinase, protein MKNKVVTFGEILLRLTAPGYLRFAQAKEYVATFGGSEANVAVSLANFGVDTEFVTRLPQNEIAQSCLSQLRSYNVGTQHIAYGGKRLGIYFLENASISRGSKVVYDRADSAFATIASGMIDWEKVFADASWFHWSGVAAALSPEAADVCREAIHAADRLGLTISCDLNFRKNLWNYGKTAPEVLPEMVAYSDAVFGSHDEYLKVLGISMADFKAVDTSYEMDLASYEKAAKEMVAKFPRCKKVFIEFRNTINANHNTLASVLYSNGTLKHTRVYDITHVVDCVGVGDAFVGGMIYGMIAYPDDDQKALDFAQAASTLKNTIQGDFNLISVAEVEGLMKGDGSGRVSR, encoded by the coding sequence ATGAAAAATAAGGTTGTTACGTTTGGAGAGATACTGTTGAGGCTTACAGCTCCGGGATACCTTCGTTTTGCCCAGGCAAAGGAGTATGTGGCTACATTCGGTGGAAGTGAAGCTAATGTTGCTGTTTCACTTGCCAATTTTGGCGTTGATACTGAGTTTGTAACACGTTTGCCGCAAAATGAAATAGCGCAAAGCTGTCTTAGCCAGCTTCGCTCCTACAATGTGGGCACACAGCACATTGCTTACGGAGGTAAACGGTTGGGTATCTATTTCCTTGAAAATGCATCCATATCACGTGGATCGAAGGTGGTTTACGACCGTGCCGATTCGGCTTTTGCCACCATTGCTTCGGGAATGATCGACTGGGAAAAAGTGTTTGCCGATGCCTCCTGGTTTCACTGGTCGGGTGTGGCGGCCGCTTTATCACCTGAGGCTGCCGATGTGTGCCGCGAAGCTATTCATGCAGCTGATCGGCTAGGACTGACCATATCATGTGATCTTAACTTCCGGAAGAATCTTTGGAACTATGGAAAAACAGCTCCGGAGGTATTACCCGAAATGGTGGCTTACAGCGATGCTGTTTTCGGCAGTCATGACGAATATCTCAAGGTTTTAGGCATATCAATGGCCGACTTCAAGGCGGTAGATACCAGCTACGAAATGGATCTTGCCAGTTACGAAAAAGCAGCCAAAGAGATGGTGGCAAAATTTCCCCGCTGCAAGAAAGTATTTATCGAATTCCGTAATACGATCAACGCCAATCACAACACGCTTGCCAGTGTTCTGTATTCCAACGGAACTTTGAAACACACCCGCGTTTACGACATTACTCACGTGGTTGATTGTGTGGGGGTTGGCGATGCATTTGTGGGAGGAATGATTTACGGTATGATTGCTTATCCGGACGACGACCAGAAAGCTTTAGACTTTGCTCAGGCAGCATCCACACTGAAAAATACCATTCAGGGCGACTTTAATCTGATATCGGTTGCTGAAGTGGAAGGTTTGATGAAAGGCGACGGCTCAGGACGTGTTTCAAGATAA
- a CDS encoding ATP-dependent Clp protease ATP-binding subunit: protein MENRFSDKLRDVLSYSREEAERLGNSYIGPEHLMLGLIRDGEGKAIEALNSLHTDLSQLKKKIEDQVKTDNVVSASDLTVPRNTERILKILYLEARSLNKSIADTEHLLLAILKEKDNLPAQLLGGEDVNYDNVRGLIEEKKDIHMGGGFPNDEDDDEELSGSKLSNQKSDKPGTKEVGDTPVLNNFGSDLTKAARENLLDPVVGRQSEIERVAQILSRRKKNNPVLIGDPGVGKSAIVEGLAMRIVQRKVPRTLFEKRIIALDMASIVAGTKYRGQFEERLIAILNELKKNPQIILFIDEIHTIVGAGGAAGSLDAANILKPVLARGEIQCIGATTLDEYRQSIEKDGALERRFQKIVVEPTTPEETLEILNNIKSRYEDHHRVIYTPEAIAACVKLTDRYITERCFPDKAIDALDESGSRVHISNIVVPKEIETLEKELEEAKQAKQKAVENQQFELAAEYRDHEKKCHERLEEATLRWEESTKEQRQVVDADKVAETVAMMSGVPMQRIAQAENERLIEMQESINKKVIGQTAAVEKVVKAIQRNRVGLKNPNKPIGAFIFLGPTGVGKTHLAKQLAQFMFGSDDSLIRVDMSEYMDKYTVSRLIGAPPGYVGYEEGGQLTEKVRRKPYSIILLDEIEKAHPDIFNILLQVFDEGHLTDGLGRRIDFKNTIIIMTSNVGTRQLKEFGAGVGFRLEENDLTTASERSRSVIQKALNRTFAPEFLNRVDDVIMFDQLSKESILKIVDLELQGLYNRIESLGYRLVLTDEAKEFVANKGYDVQFGARPLKRAIQKYVEDEMVDIIMRATIAPGDTVTMIVNTEEEKLAAHIDHPEPQTT from the coding sequence ATGGAAAACCGATTTTCGGATAAATTAAGAGATGTGCTCAGCTATAGCCGCGAAGAGGCGGAACGGTTGGGTAACAGCTATATAGGACCGGAGCACCTGATGCTTGGGCTGATACGCGATGGCGAAGGAAAGGCCATCGAAGCCCTCAATTCGCTGCATACCGATCTGTCTCAATTAAAAAAGAAGATTGAAGATCAGGTTAAAACAGATAATGTTGTATCAGCCAGCGATTTGACAGTTCCAAGAAACACAGAACGGATACTTAAGATCTTGTATCTTGAAGCTCGTTCGTTGAACAAAAGTATTGCAGACACAGAGCATCTTCTGCTTGCAATATTGAAGGAAAAGGATAATTTACCTGCTCAGCTTCTTGGAGGTGAGGATGTGAATTATGACAATGTACGTGGGTTGATAGAAGAGAAAAAAGACATTCATATGGGTGGTGGATTTCCTAATGATGAGGATGATGATGAAGAACTTAGCGGTTCGAAATTGTCAAATCAGAAATCGGATAAACCCGGCACTAAAGAGGTTGGAGATACTCCTGTACTCAACAATTTTGGGAGCGACCTGACCAAAGCTGCACGTGAAAATCTGCTTGACCCGGTTGTGGGACGTCAGAGCGAAATAGAACGTGTTGCTCAGATTTTGAGTCGCCGCAAAAAGAACAATCCGGTTCTGATTGGCGATCCTGGTGTGGGTAAATCGGCTATTGTTGAGGGACTTGCCATGCGTATCGTTCAGCGAAAAGTTCCCCGTACGCTCTTCGAAAAGCGTATTATTGCGCTGGATATGGCTTCTATTGTGGCCGGGACAAAATACCGCGGACAGTTTGAAGAACGTCTCATCGCCATTCTGAATGAATTGAAGAAGAATCCTCAGATCATCCTGTTTATCGACGAAATACACACTATTGTGGGGGCTGGCGGAGCTGCCGGTTCGTTGGATGCGGCGAATATTTTGAAACCGGTTTTGGCCCGTGGAGAAATACAGTGCATCGGAGCAACCACGCTGGATGAATATCGTCAGAGCATAGAAAAAGACGGGGCTTTGGAACGCCGCTTCCAGAAAATTGTGGTGGAACCGACTACGCCTGAGGAAACACTGGAAATTTTGAACAATATAAAATCACGGTACGAAGATCATCACCGTGTGATATATACTCCCGAAGCAATTGCCGCTTGTGTCAAATTGACAGACCGCTATATTACCGAACGTTGTTTCCCGGATAAAGCAATTGATGCCTTGGATGAATCGGGATCGAGGGTACATATTTCCAATATTGTAGTTCCGAAGGAGATCGAAACTCTTGAGAAAGAACTCGAAGAGGCTAAACAGGCCAAGCAAAAAGCGGTAGAAAATCAGCAATTTGAACTTGCAGCCGAATACAGAGATCACGAAAAGAAGTGTCATGAACGGCTGGAAGAAGCCACTTTGCGTTGGGAAGAATCGACCAAAGAACAGCGTCAGGTTGTGGATGCCGATAAGGTAGCAGAAACTGTCGCCATGATGTCGGGCGTGCCAATGCAGCGTATTGCGCAGGCTGAAAACGAACGACTGATTGAAATGCAGGAAAGCATCAACAAAAAGGTGATTGGTCAAACGGCAGCCGTAGAGAAAGTAGTGAAGGCTATTCAGCGGAACAGAGTCGGGCTGAAAAACCCGAATAAACCGATTGGTGCATTTATTTTCCTCGGACCTACGGGTGTCGGAAAAACGCACCTTGCCAAACAACTGGCTCAGTTCATGTTCGGTTCCGACGATTCGTTGATCCGGGTGGATATGAGCGAATATATGGATAAATACACCGTTTCGCGGCTTATCGGAGCGCCTCCGGGTTATGTGGGTTACGAAGAAGGTGGTCAGCTGACCGAGAAGGTGAGAAGAAAACCTTATTCGATCATCCTGTTGGACGAAATAGAAAAGGCTCACCCTGATATTTTCAACATCCTGTTGCAGGTGTTTGACGAAGGGCATTTGACTGACGGCCTTGGACGTCGTATTGACTTTAAGAATACGATTATCATCATGACCTCCAACGTGGGAACACGCCAGTTGAAAGAATTTGGAGCCGGTGTTGGTTTCCGTCTGGAAGAAAACGATTTGACGACTGCGTCGGAACGTTCACGGAGCGTGATTCAGAAAGCGTTGAACAGAACCTTCGCGCCTGAATTCCTCAATCGTGTGGATGACGTGATTATGTTCGATCAGTTGAGCAAAGAATCGATTCTGAAGATTGTTGATCTTGAATTGCAGGGTCTTTACAACCGGATCGAGAGCCTTGGATATCGCCTGGTGCTGACTGACGAAGCAAAAGAGTTTGTTGCCAACAAGGGATACGATGTTCAGTTTGGCGCACGTCCATTAAAACGGGCCATTCAGAAATATGTTGAAGATGAGATGGTTGATATAATTATGAGGGCAACGATTGCTCCCGGTGACACAGTTACAATGATTGTGAATACCGAAGAGGAAAAACTCGCTGCTCATATTGATCATCCGGAACCGCAAACAACATAA